The following nucleotide sequence is from Anabaena sphaerica FACHB-251.
GATCGCATTACCAACATCATTTGAACCATGTGCAAAGGCAACAAAGCAAGCACTGAGAATTTGAAAGCGTCCGAATACGTATTCAATAGCAGATGCAGGGGAGCAGGGGAGCAGAGAAGCAGGGGAGAGAATGGCTTCTTTATGTTTTTTGGTTTTCTCTAATTGTCGCCAGCTATAGATTGTCAGTCCTATTGCGGCTATTGCACCAGTAAAAATGGGGATATCGTGAGTGGGGATGTTTAAACCAATTTTTTCAGTTAGAAAGTTTGTCAGTGGTTGAGTTAAAGAAGGTAAAACAATTACACCAAATATACTCAGTAAAATTGTACTTAACCAGGGAATCCATTCTTTTAACTGCATTACTGGATTAGGTTGGTTTAAAATCCAACGTTGGATGAGGCTGTAAAAAAAAGCAGCGATAGTTGCACTAATAATTGGTGTTAATATCCAACCAATGGTAATTAATCCAATGGATGACCAATCTATAGCATTTATTCCTAATGCTACCCAAGTAAAACCTGCGATCGCACCGACTACTGCATGAGATGATGAGACTGGTAAACTCATTGATGTGGCTATTTGTAGCCATACTCCGGCTGAGATAAGTACCGTCACCATTCCGAAAGCTAGGGTTTGGGGTGTAGCGATGAATAAGTCGGGGTTGGCAATTTTCGTTCCTAGTGTTTCTGTTACTCCATGTCCAAATAAGACCGCACCTGTAAATTCTAAGATTCCTGCAATAATGATTGCTTGTTTGAGGGTGACAGCTTTGGAACCGACGGATGTTCCCATTGCGTTAGCAACGTCATTTGCACCCAGGTTAAAAGCAACGTAGAAGGCTAAGAAAGCGATTATAATCATAATTTAATTGTCAGAATCAGGATGTCCAGGATTTTAAGATGAACAGGATTCACCTAAAATCCTTTCCCTATTACCTATTACCCATTTATGGATAAATTAAAATTTTATAC
It contains:
- a CDS encoding inorganic phosphate transporter, with protein sequence MIIIAFLAFYVAFNLGANDVANAMGTSVGSKAVTLKQAIIIAGILEFTGAVLFGHGVTETLGTKIANPDLFIATPQTLAFGMVTVLISAGVWLQIATSMSLPVSSSHAVVGAIAGFTWVALGINAIDWSSIGLITIGWILTPIISATIAAFFYSLIQRWILNQPNPVMQLKEWIPWLSTILLSIFGVIVLPSLTQPLTNFLTEKIGLNIPTHDIPIFTGAIAAIGLTIYSWRQLEKTKKHKEAILSPASLLPCSPASAIEYVFGRFQILSACFVAFAHGSNDVGNAIAPLAVISYINQTHSVPNNGITIPLWIMILGGAGIVAGLAIWGKKVIATIGENIISLQPSSGFCAELATATTILLASRLGLPVSTSHALVGGVVGIGLVQNLKSIKFQTLQGIAAAWVITVPISALISALIFSIIRIILNFN